Proteins encoded by one window of bacterium:
- a CDS encoding acyl-CoA dehydratase activase has translation EAAAAGRESEVPRAAPLALALTTFAPSEATLPAAAPGALAAGAWLGVDIGSTTTKFALLDEAGRIVAKRYVPTRGRPIEVARELVAGLRAEFGGVRLRGVATTGSGRQVVGDFLDADLVIDEITAHARGAVEADPEVDTIFEIGGQDAKYIRLEGRHARDFDMNKVCAAGTGSFLHELAAKMGVDIVGEFERTALASRRPVQLAERCTVFMESDLVSALQRGASREDLIGGLAGAVVRNYLNRVVGRHAVGRRVMFLGGPSLNRSVVAAFEQVLGRGLAVPPHREVMGAWGAALAARDAAARGELAPPARTLGQIGTADASFRERVCRADPACRNECKLRVYDFGGRASVWGGECGRYEASRRGGAAREDLFAERARRFVEALDGKAELSAPREAPPARVPPGTIGVPLSLHGLGWGVFWAHLLAGLGWRVVLSPPTDERISRAGVESMSAETCYPVKVFHGHVRHLLARTERLFLPNVITMPSPAATEAGMLCPYVESSQYMVSAALGLDRARVVRPTLFLAEGPDAIARDLRAALPATHRLPLRRLTALVRAAWERHEAFARSLERRGEEVLAATPAGEPVWVVSGRPYNLYDERCNLKIGRQLAALGVTALPLDFLALDGEDLSDFPNMYWGLGARVLRAARRVDRTPNLFGVHLTNFGCGADSFVEHFYRHATEGKPSLVLELDEHSAVAGVVTRLEAYRNVVRCHMAGAPAAAAPEPVRA, from the coding sequence GAGGCGGCGGCAGCGGGGCGCGAGTCCGAGGTTCCCCGCGCGGCGCCGCTGGCCCTGGCGCTGACCACCTTCGCGCCGAGCGAGGCCACGCTGCCGGCGGCGGCCCCCGGCGCGCTCGCCGCGGGCGCCTGGCTGGGCGTCGACATCGGCTCGACGACGACGAAGTTCGCGCTCCTCGACGAGGCGGGGCGGATCGTCGCCAAGCGCTACGTGCCCACGCGCGGCCGGCCGATCGAGGTCGCCCGGGAGCTGGTGGCCGGGCTGCGCGCGGAGTTCGGCGGCGTGCGGCTGCGGGGCGTCGCCACCACGGGCTCGGGGCGCCAGGTCGTCGGCGACTTCCTGGATGCGGACCTGGTCATCGACGAGATCACCGCGCATGCGCGCGGCGCGGTCGAGGCCGACCCCGAGGTCGACACCATCTTCGAGATCGGCGGCCAGGACGCCAAGTACATCCGGCTCGAGGGCCGGCACGCACGGGACTTCGACATGAACAAGGTCTGCGCGGCCGGCACCGGGAGCTTCCTCCACGAGCTGGCGGCGAAGATGGGCGTGGACATCGTCGGCGAGTTCGAGCGCACGGCGCTCGCGTCCCGCCGCCCGGTGCAGCTGGCCGAGCGCTGCACCGTCTTCATGGAGTCGGACCTCGTGAGCGCGCTGCAGCGCGGGGCCTCGCGCGAGGACCTCATCGGCGGGCTCGCGGGCGCCGTCGTGCGCAACTACCTCAACCGCGTGGTCGGCCGCCACGCGGTCGGCAGGCGCGTGATGTTCCTCGGGGGGCCGTCGCTGAACCGCAGCGTCGTCGCCGCCTTCGAGCAGGTCCTCGGCCGCGGGCTTGCCGTGCCGCCGCACCGCGAGGTCATGGGCGCGTGGGGCGCCGCGCTCGCCGCCCGCGACGCCGCCGCCCGCGGCGAGCTGGCGCCGCCCGCCCGCACACTCGGGCAGATCGGGACCGCCGATGCCTCGTTCCGCGAGCGCGTCTGCCGCGCCGACCCGGCCTGCCGCAACGAGTGCAAGTTGCGCGTCTACGACTTCGGCGGCCGGGCGAGCGTCTGGGGCGGCGAGTGCGGGCGCTACGAGGCGAGCCGCCGCGGCGGGGCCGCGCGCGAGGACCTCTTCGCCGAGCGCGCGCGGCGGTTCGTCGAGGCGCTCGACGGGAAGGCGGAGCTGAGCGCCCCCCGCGAGGCCCCGCCGGCGCGGGTGCCGCCCGGCACGATCGGCGTCCCGCTGTCGCTGCACGGCCTCGGCTGGGGGGTCTTCTGGGCGCACCTGCTCGCCGGCCTGGGGTGGCGGGTGGTGCTCTCCCCGCCGACCGACGAGCGCATCTCGCGCGCCGGCGTCGAGTCGATGAGCGCCGAGACCTGCTACCCGGTGAAGGTCTTTCACGGCCACGTCCGCCACCTGCTCGCGCGGACCGAGCGGCTGTTCCTGCCGAACGTCATCACGATGCCCTCGCCCGCGGCGACGGAGGCGGGGATGCTCTGCCCGTACGTCGAGTCCTCGCAGTACATGGTCAGCGCCGCCCTCGGGCTGGACCGCGCGCGCGTCGTCCGGCCGACGCTGTTCCTCGCGGAGGGGCCCGACGCCATCGCGCGCGACCTGCGCGCCGCGCTGCCCGCGACGCACCGCCTCCCGCTGCGCCGGCTCACCGCGCTCGTCCGCGCCGCCTGGGAGCGGCACGAGGCGTTCGCGCGGTCGCTCGAGCGGCGCGGCGAGGAGGTCCTGGCCGCGACCCCGGCGGGAGAGCCGGTCTGGGTCGTCAGCGGGCGGCCCTACAACCTCTACGACGAACGCTGCAACCTGAAGATCGGCCGTCAGCTCGCGGCGCTCGGCGTGACCGCGCTGCCCCTGGACTTCCTCGCGCTCGACGGCGAGGACCTCTCCGACTTCCCCAACATGTACTGGGGCCTCGGCGCGCGCGTCCTCCGCGCCGCCCGGCGCGTGGACCGCACCCCGAACCTCTTCGGCGTGCACCTGACCAACTTCGGCTGCGGCGCCGACTCCTTCGTCGAGCACTTCTACCGCCACGCGACGGAGGGCAAGCCCTCGCTGGTGCTGGAGCTCGACGAGCACAGCGCGGTCGCCGGCGTGGTCACGCGGCTGGAGGCCTACCGCAACGTCGTGCGCTGCCACATGGCGGGGGCCCCGGCCGCCGCGGCGCCCGAGCCGGTGCGGGCGTGA